The following proteins are encoded in a genomic region of Leifsonia psychrotolerans:
- a CDS encoding biotin carboxylase N-terminal domain-containing protein has translation MSRITKVLIANRGEIAVRVIRAAQDSGILSVAVYADQDRDALHARLADEAYALDGTTGAETYLVIDKILSVARRSGADAVHPGYGFLAENADFARAVINAGLIWIGPSPEAIEQLGDKVSARHVAQKVNAPLAPGTLNPVADAAEVLDFVDIHGLPVAIKAAFGGGGRGLKVARTRDEVPELFESATREAITAFGRGECFVEKYLDSPRHVETQCLADAHGNVVVVSTRDCSLQRRHQKLVEEAPAPFLTEAQTTELYRASKAILREVNYVGAGTCEFLIGQDGTVSFLEVNTRLQVEHPVSEEITGIDLVREQFRLAAGGILDYDDPVATGHSFEFRINGEDAGRGFIPSPGPIHVFKPAGGPGVRVDSGVQAGDVISGSFDSLLAKLIVTGATREEALERSRRALDEFEVAGLPTVLPFHRKIVRDPAFAPADGAPFSVFTRWIETEFENDIEPWSGTMEDASGAEKRHSVVVEVEGRRIEVTMPTRLLPGAASQHTAGVAPRRRGSSSSVNTATGDAVKAPMQATVVKLLVSEGDVVVKGDLLLVLEAMKMEQPLTAHKDGVVGSLSAEVGATVSSGHLLLTVLDAVAA, from the coding sequence GTGTCTCGCATAACGAAGGTCCTCATCGCCAACCGGGGCGAGATCGCCGTCCGGGTAATTCGGGCTGCCCAAGACAGTGGCATCCTCTCGGTCGCGGTCTACGCCGACCAGGATCGCGATGCCCTGCACGCGCGCCTCGCCGACGAGGCCTACGCCCTCGACGGCACCACCGGTGCCGAAACGTATCTCGTGATCGACAAAATCCTCTCGGTGGCCCGCCGCTCCGGTGCCGACGCCGTGCACCCCGGCTACGGGTTCCTGGCCGAGAACGCCGACTTCGCCCGCGCCGTCATCAATGCCGGCCTGATCTGGATCGGCCCCAGCCCCGAGGCCATCGAGCAGCTCGGCGATAAAGTCTCGGCCCGGCACGTTGCCCAGAAGGTCAACGCACCGCTGGCCCCCGGCACGCTCAACCCGGTGGCGGATGCCGCAGAAGTTCTTGACTTCGTCGACATCCACGGCCTCCCGGTCGCCATCAAGGCGGCCTTCGGCGGCGGCGGACGCGGCCTGAAGGTCGCCCGCACCCGCGACGAGGTTCCCGAGCTCTTCGAGTCGGCGACCCGTGAGGCGATCACCGCTTTCGGGCGCGGCGAGTGTTTCGTCGAGAAATACCTGGATTCCCCCCGACACGTCGAAACCCAGTGCCTGGCGGATGCGCACGGCAACGTCGTGGTCGTCTCGACTCGCGACTGCTCACTGCAGCGTCGCCACCAGAAGCTGGTCGAGGAGGCGCCTGCGCCGTTCCTGACCGAGGCGCAGACCACCGAGCTGTACCGCGCATCGAAGGCCATCCTGCGCGAGGTCAACTATGTCGGCGCCGGAACCTGCGAGTTTTTGATCGGGCAGGACGGCACCGTGTCGTTCCTCGAGGTCAACACGCGCCTGCAGGTGGAGCACCCCGTCTCTGAAGAGATCACCGGCATCGACCTGGTGCGCGAGCAATTCCGCCTCGCCGCCGGCGGCATTCTCGACTACGACGACCCGGTCGCCACCGGTCACTCATTCGAATTCCGCATCAACGGCGAAGACGCCGGCCGAGGCTTCATCCCCTCCCCCGGCCCCATCCACGTCTTCAAGCCGGCCGGCGGCCCCGGCGTGCGCGTCGACAGCGGCGTGCAAGCCGGCGACGTGATCTCTGGCTCATTCGACTCACTGCTGGCGAAACTGATCGTCACCGGTGCCACCCGCGAAGAGGCCCTCGAGCGTTCACGCCGTGCCCTCGACGAGTTCGAGGTCGCCGGCCTGCCGACCGTTCTGCCGTTCCACCGCAAGATCGTGCGCGACCCTGCATTCGCCCCGGCCGACGGCGCGCCGTTCTCGGTGTTCACCCGGTGGATTGAAACCGAATTCGAGAACGACATCGAGCCGTGGAGCGGAACGATGGAAGACGCATCCGGCGCAGAGAAGCGCCACAGTGTCGTCGTCGAGGTCGAAGGCCGCCGCATCGAAGTGACGATGCCCACCCGACTGTTGCCCGGCGCAGCATCGCAGCACACCGCCGGCGTCGCACCGCGCCGTCGTGGCAGCAGCAGTTCGGTGAACACGGCGACCGGCGACGCGGTCAAGGCTCCGATGCAGGCGACCGTTGTGAAGCTGCTCGTGTCCGAGGGCGACGTCGTCGTCAAGGGCGACCTGCTGCTCGTGCTCGAAGCCATGAAGATGGAACAGCCGCTCACCGCTCATAAAGACGGCGTCGTCGGCTCGCTCTCGGCCGAGGTCGGCGCCACAGTCTCGTCGGGTCATCTGCTGCTGACGGTTTTGGACGCGGTCGCCGCGTAA
- a CDS encoding NAD(P)H-quinone dehydrogenase codes for MAYEFERKQRIAVLGGGPGGFEAALAGAQQGAEVTLIERVGVGGSAVITDVVPSKSLIATAEASNSIREATDLGVQFFVRGESGKPARPDVAINLAAVNKRLLGLARQQSEDMKAILIRAGVRLVQGQGRLDGASGVIVSTAPGDSGTDFDRIDADTIVVSVGASPRLLASAMPDGERILTWTQLYNLKAVPEHLIVVGSGVTGAEFASAYRALGSKVTLISSRDQVLPGEDADAAALIEDVFIRNGMVLLAKSRAESVVRTATGVLVTLSDGRTVEGSHCLMAVGSIPNTAGIGLEEAGVQLNESGHIRVNRVARTSVPNIYAAGDCTTSLPLASVASMSGRTAVFHAMGDVVSPIEVRNVAANIFTQPEIATVGWTQKQIEEGLVRGEIYKLPLASNPRAKMMGIKDGFVKLFASVGSGAVIGGVIVAPKASELIFPLALAVEHRLTVDEVARAFPVYPSLTSSITDAARALHVVQ; via the coding sequence ATGGCCTACGAGTTCGAACGCAAGCAACGCATCGCAGTACTCGGTGGAGGGCCCGGTGGTTTCGAAGCCGCTCTGGCCGGCGCCCAGCAAGGGGCCGAGGTCACGCTGATCGAGCGCGTCGGAGTCGGCGGCTCGGCCGTCATCACCGATGTGGTGCCGTCGAAGTCGCTCATCGCCACGGCCGAAGCCTCGAACTCGATTCGCGAAGCCACAGACCTCGGCGTGCAGTTCTTCGTGCGCGGTGAATCCGGAAAACCAGCCCGCCCGGACGTCGCTATCAACCTCGCCGCCGTCAACAAGCGACTGCTCGGCCTCGCCCGCCAGCAGTCCGAAGACATGAAGGCAATCCTGATTCGCGCCGGTGTGCGTCTGGTGCAGGGCCAGGGGCGTCTCGACGGCGCGTCCGGGGTCATCGTGTCGACGGCCCCCGGTGATTCTGGCACCGACTTCGACCGCATCGACGCGGACACCATCGTTGTCTCGGTCGGCGCGAGCCCGCGTCTACTTGCGTCGGCGATGCCCGACGGTGAGCGCATCCTCACCTGGACGCAGCTCTACAACCTCAAGGCCGTGCCCGAACACCTCATCGTCGTCGGCTCGGGGGTGACCGGCGCCGAGTTCGCGTCGGCCTACCGCGCGCTCGGCTCGAAGGTCACGCTGATTTCGAGCCGCGATCAGGTGCTGCCTGGCGAAGACGCGGATGCCGCAGCCCTCATCGAAGACGTCTTCATCCGCAACGGCATGGTGCTTCTGGCGAAGTCGCGCGCCGAATCCGTCGTGCGCACGGCCACCGGCGTGCTCGTCACGCTGTCGGATGGCCGCACCGTCGAGGGCAGCCATTGTCTGATGGCCGTCGGCTCGATCCCGAACACGGCAGGCATCGGACTCGAAGAGGCCGGCGTGCAGCTGAACGAGTCCGGGCACATCCGGGTCAACCGAGTCGCCCGCACCTCGGTGCCGAACATTTACGCGGCCGGTGACTGCACGACCAGCCTGCCGCTGGCCTCCGTCGCGTCGATGTCGGGCCGCACCGCGGTCTTCCATGCGATGGGTGACGTGGTCAGCCCGATCGAGGTGCGCAACGTCGCCGCGAACATCTTTACCCAGCCCGAGATCGCCACCGTCGGCTGGACCCAGAAGCAGATCGAAGAGGGCCTCGTCCGCGGCGAAATCTACAAGCTGCCGCTCGCCTCGAACCCCCGCGCCAAGATGATGGGCATCAAAGACGGCTTCGTGAAGCTCTTCGCGAGTGTCGGCAGCGGCGCCGTCATCGGCGGCGTCATCGTCGCGCCGAAGGCCAGTGAGCTCATCTTCCCGCTCGCGCTGGCGGTCGAGCACCGGCTCACGGTCGACGAGGTCGCCCGCGCGTTCCCGGTCTACCCGTCGCTGACGAGCTCGATCACGGATGCCGCCCGCGCCCTGCACGTGGTGCAGTAG
- a CDS encoding purine-nucleoside phosphorylase: MQKTDTNPLDAVGTDPFEVAAVAAQEIAAATGVSAHDIALTLGSGWAKAADLIGETTHTIPAQEITGFSAPALAGHAGTLRSVLLPSGKRALVIGARTHYYEGHGVRRVVHSVRTAAATGVKTMILTNGAGGIKESWTPGTPVLISDHINLTADSPLEGATFVDLTDLYSARLRELARGIEPTLDEGVYCQFRGPHYETPAEVQMAKTIGGHIVGMSTALEAIAARQAGMEILGMSLITNLAAGIQKTPLSHGEVIEAGQLAEPVISALLARIVAAL; encoded by the coding sequence ATGCAAAAAACCGACACCAACCCGCTGGATGCCGTGGGCACCGATCCGTTCGAGGTCGCCGCCGTCGCCGCCCAAGAGATCGCCGCCGCCACGGGAGTTTCCGCCCATGACATCGCCCTGACTTTGGGGAGCGGATGGGCCAAGGCCGCCGATCTGATCGGTGAGACCACCCACACGATTCCCGCACAGGAGATCACCGGGTTCAGCGCCCCCGCGCTGGCCGGACATGCCGGCACCCTCCGCTCGGTGCTGCTGCCGAGCGGTAAGCGTGCGCTTGTGATCGGCGCGCGCACTCACTACTACGAAGGCCACGGCGTGCGCCGGGTCGTGCACAGCGTGCGCACCGCGGCCGCGACCGGCGTGAAGACGATGATTCTCACCAACGGCGCCGGCGGCATTAAAGAGTCCTGGACGCCCGGCACACCCGTGCTGATCAGCGACCACATCAACCTGACGGCCGACTCGCCGCTTGAGGGTGCCACCTTCGTGGACCTGACCGACCTCTACTCCGCGCGTCTGCGCGAGCTGGCCCGCGGGATCGAGCCCACCCTCGACGAGGGTGTGTACTGCCAATTCCGCGGACCGCATTACGAGACGCCGGCCGAAGTGCAGATGGCGAAGACCATCGGCGGTCACATTGTCGGCATGTCCACCGCGCTTGAGGCCATCGCAGCGCGCCAGGCCGGTATGGAGATCCTCGGCATGTCGCTCATCACCAACCTGGCCGCCGGCATCCAGAAGACGCCGCTCAGCCATGGAGAGGTCATCGAGGCCGGTCAGTTGGCCGAGCCCGTGATCAGCGCTCTTCTCGCCAGAATCGTAGCGGCGCTGTGA
- a CDS encoding phospho-sugar mutase produces the protein MLAAAQAWLAQDPDPETRAELRALLTFASGGDTAALADLHSRFDTRLAFGTAGLRGEIAAGPNRMNRVLVAQAAAGLAAYLLARAEPGTTPSAVIGYDGRKNSQIFATDTAELLAGAGVRAVLLPRLLPTPVLAFAVRHLDVSAGVMVTASHNPPNDNGYKVYLGDANEGSQIVSPDDGLIAAEILRVAEERLVPELPRSAYETAPESVVQAYISATAGLVHAPLAPVNAVYTAMHGVGWDTTRRVLEAAGFALPTLVDAQIAPDAAFPTVAFPNPEEPGAMDLAYRTADEVNAELIIANDPDADRLAIAIPDPTAENGYRRLSGNEVGAILGWRAAENAVASAAASGTPIGTLACSIVSTPALQAVAEAYGLNFADTLTGFKWVSRAPGLIYGFEEALGYLVNPGTVRDKDGISAALAFLSLVSDLKAEGVTLAEHLKRFSARFGHFASSQISVRVTDISEISRVMTRLRQSPPEAVGGIRVTSIDDLSAGFDGLPPSDVLRIRLADGSRVMVRPSGTEPKLKVYIDTRSEIGSVPERTAAATAALAVVDAGMRELIG, from the coding sequence GTGCTCGCCGCGGCCCAGGCCTGGCTCGCTCAGGATCCCGACCCCGAAACCCGCGCCGAGTTGCGTGCACTACTCACGTTCGCGTCGGGCGGGGACACTGCTGCCCTCGCGGATCTGCATAGCCGCTTCGACACTCGCCTGGCGTTCGGTACGGCCGGGTTGCGCGGCGAGATCGCGGCTGGACCCAACCGCATGAACCGCGTGCTCGTCGCCCAGGCCGCCGCCGGGCTCGCCGCCTATCTTCTCGCTCGTGCAGAGCCGGGCACCACGCCATCGGCCGTGATCGGCTATGACGGCCGTAAGAACTCGCAGATCTTCGCGACCGACACCGCCGAGCTGCTCGCCGGTGCCGGTGTGCGCGCCGTGCTGCTGCCGCGTTTGCTGCCGACGCCGGTGCTCGCCTTCGCGGTGCGTCATCTCGACGTCAGCGCCGGCGTAATGGTGACCGCGTCGCATAACCCTCCGAACGACAACGGTTACAAGGTCTACCTCGGCGATGCCAACGAAGGGTCGCAGATCGTCTCGCCCGATGACGGCTTGATCGCCGCCGAGATTCTACGGGTGGCCGAGGAACGCCTGGTCCCCGAACTGCCGCGTTCCGCCTACGAGACCGCGCCCGAGTCGGTCGTTCAGGCCTACATCAGTGCGACCGCCGGCCTGGTGCATGCGCCGCTCGCCCCGGTCAACGCCGTCTACACGGCCATGCACGGCGTGGGCTGGGACACCACACGCCGCGTTCTCGAGGCGGCCGGGTTTGCCCTGCCGACCCTCGTCGACGCGCAGATCGCTCCGGATGCCGCATTCCCCACCGTCGCATTCCCCAATCCCGAAGAACCCGGCGCCATGGATCTGGCGTACCGCACGGCAGATGAGGTCAACGCCGAGCTGATCATCGCGAATGATCCGGATGCCGACCGGCTTGCCATCGCAATTCCTGACCCGACCGCCGAGAACGGCTACCGTCGCCTCAGCGGCAACGAGGTCGGCGCGATTCTCGGTTGGCGGGCGGCCGAGAACGCGGTCGCTTCGGCTGCGGCATCCGGCACCCCGATCGGCACTCTGGCCTGTTCGATCGTGTCGACGCCCGCGCTGCAGGCCGTGGCCGAGGCCTATGGGCTGAACTTCGCCGACACGTTGACCGGCTTCAAATGGGTCTCGCGGGCACCGGGCCTGATTTACGGCTTCGAGGAAGCCCTCGGCTACCTCGTGAACCCGGGCACCGTGCGCGATAAGGACGGAATTTCGGCCGCGCTGGCCTTCCTCTCGCTGGTGAGTGATCTGAAGGCCGAGGGTGTGACGCTCGCGGAGCACCTCAAACGTTTCAGCGCGCGCTTTGGCCACTTCGCGTCAAGCCAGATCTCGGTGCGCGTGACCGACATCTCCGAGATCAGCCGCGTGATGACGCGGCTGCGTCAGAGCCCGCCCGAGGCGGTGGGCGGCATCCGAGTGACGAGCATCGACGATTTGAGCGCCGGCTTCGATGGCTTGCCACCGAGTGACGTGCTGCGCATCCGTCTGGCCGATGGCTCGCGGGTGATGGTGCGCCCGAGCGGCACCGAGCCGAAACTCAAGGTCTACATCGACACGCGCAGCGAGATCGGCAGTGTGCCGGAGCGCACGGCCGCGGCGACCGCTGCGCTGGCCGTGGTCGACGCGGGGATGCGTGAGCTGATCGGCTAA
- a CDS encoding PTS sugar transporter subunit IIB — translation MKVVALCGAGIGTSAILKVNAERALQRLEIEAEVVATDVGNVREVAADAQVILTSSELVDAIGKTNSDVIVINNYFDLDELTAKLEIALG, via the coding sequence ATGAAGGTCGTCGCGCTCTGTGGGGCGGGCATCGGAACATCCGCCATTCTGAAGGTTAACGCCGAGCGGGCGCTGCAACGGCTCGAGATCGAGGCCGAGGTCGTCGCAACGGATGTCGGCAACGTACGTGAGGTCGCCGCCGACGCCCAGGTCATCTTGACCTCGTCGGAACTCGTCGACGCGATCGGCAAGACAAACTCCGACGTCATCGTGATCAACAACTACTTCGACCTGGACGAACTCACGGCCAAACTGGAAATCGCCCTCGGCTGA
- a CDS encoding PTS sugar transporter subunit IIA translates to MPPLPHSSIAIGVHVTDWRSAVTAAGDVLARSGATTPDYTSRMIGVIDEFGAYIVIAPGLALAHARPGPDVLHEGLSIVTLAEPVAFGHPHNDPVSVIVALCVTSPDEHVQFVAKLANVFNDPTVIPAIAAATTPDEVCRLLGTTGIASDDDAAGTGDPADV, encoded by the coding sequence ATGCCGCCACTGCCGCACTCCTCCATTGCGATCGGGGTGCATGTCACCGACTGGCGTTCCGCCGTCACGGCAGCCGGTGACGTGCTCGCGCGTTCGGGGGCGACGACACCGGACTACACCTCGCGCATGATCGGCGTGATCGATGAGTTCGGTGCCTACATCGTGATCGCGCCGGGACTCGCACTGGCGCACGCTCGACCGGGCCCCGACGTGCTGCACGAGGGGCTCAGCATCGTGACGTTGGCAGAACCCGTCGCCTTCGGCCACCCGCACAATGACCCCGTGAGCGTCATTGTCGCGCTCTGCGTCACCAGCCCCGATGAGCACGTGCAATTCGTCGCGAAGCTGGCCAACGTCTTTAACGACCCCACGGTGATTCCGGCGATTGCTGCGGCAACGACGCCCGACGAGGTCTGCCGTTTGCTGGGCACGACCGGCATCGCGAGTGACGACGACGCGGCTGGCACCGGCGACCCGGCAGACGTATGA
- a CDS encoding adenosine deaminase: MNTTPSRYLLPGTTTSINDLPKVSLHDHLDGGLRPATMIELADSIGLDLPTTDAAELGTWFAKQADSGSLVDYLKTFEFTTGVMQTREGLTRVARDFVEDLAADGVIYGEVRWAPEQHLARGLTLDEAVEAVQEGIEAGIESVAGEGSHIRIGQLITAMRHADRGLEVAELAVRHRGNGVVGFDIAGAELGFPARNQRAAFDYLAQEFLPVTVHAGEADGLDSIRGALFDGRALRLGHGVRLAEDVTIERVDGENTFVTLGPVAQWVRDREIALELSPSSNLQTGAISAWGDEMIDHPFDLLYQLGFRVTVNTDNRLMSKTTLTRELALLTDAFGYDADDLEVFQLNAAAACFLPLEDREALTDAIIAGFAQA; the protein is encoded by the coding sequence GTGAACACCACACCATCGCGTTACCTGCTCCCCGGCACCACGACGAGTATCAACGACCTGCCCAAGGTCTCGTTGCATGACCACCTCGATGGCGGACTTCGCCCGGCGACCATGATCGAGTTGGCCGACTCGATCGGACTCGATCTGCCCACCACGGATGCCGCGGAGCTCGGCACCTGGTTCGCGAAGCAGGCGGACTCCGGTTCGCTCGTCGACTACCTGAAGACCTTCGAATTCACGACCGGAGTCATGCAGACTCGTGAGGGACTCACTCGAGTCGCCCGCGATTTCGTCGAGGACCTCGCCGCGGACGGCGTGATCTACGGCGAAGTGCGCTGGGCTCCTGAGCAGCATCTGGCGCGCGGGCTCACGCTTGACGAAGCCGTCGAGGCCGTGCAGGAGGGCATCGAAGCGGGAATCGAGAGCGTCGCCGGCGAGGGTTCACACATTCGTATCGGCCAACTCATCACCGCAATGCGGCACGCCGACCGCGGCCTGGAGGTCGCTGAGCTCGCCGTGCGCCACCGCGGCAATGGGGTTGTCGGCTTTGACATCGCGGGTGCAGAGCTGGGCTTCCCTGCCCGCAATCAGCGTGCGGCATTCGACTATCTCGCCCAGGAATTCCTGCCGGTGACGGTTCATGCCGGGGAAGCCGACGGGCTCGACAGCATCCGTGGGGCCTTGTTCGATGGCCGAGCTCTGCGTTTGGGCCATGGAGTGCGCCTGGCTGAAGACGTGACGATTGAGCGTGTGGATGGGGAGAACACCTTTGTCACACTCGGGCCCGTTGCCCAGTGGGTGCGCGACCGTGAGATCGCCCTCGAACTCAGCCCGTCGTCGAACCTGCAGACCGGCGCGATCTCCGCGTGGGGGGATGAGATGATCGACCACCCGTTCGATCTGCTCTACCAGCTCGGCTTTCGTGTGACGGTCAACACCGACAACCGGTTGATGAGCAAGACAACTTTGACCCGTGAATTGGCGCTACTCACTGATGCGTTCGGCTATGACGCCGACGATCTTGAGGTGTTCCAGCTCAACGCTGCTGCGGCGTGCTTCCTGCCGTTGGAAGACCGCGAAGCGCTCACCGACGCCATCATCGCCGGATTCGCACAGGCCTAA
- a CDS encoding IclR family transcriptional regulator domain-containing protein — MTSYAVPALDKALDIVELLASRSDGLTQAQIAQDIGRSVGEIFRVLQTLERRGYILRDRVSGLYFLATRMLELANQHPPLRGLVQRSLGAMQRLASETRQSCNLSVLDGANVRVVAQVESPGDFGFRVRVGAAFEIAATTSGAVLLAFAAPDTRRFVLDELAARGLERSGLAALEARLRRAREQGFLEEVDAAQAGILDLVHPVFGPDGTAVAALTVPCVTTSYGGNDAPRVSALLAETVRELGAGMPELSGD; from the coding sequence GTGACCAGCTACGCCGTCCCCGCTCTCGATAAAGCGCTCGATATCGTCGAGCTGCTGGCTTCCCGCTCCGACGGCCTCACCCAGGCACAGATCGCGCAGGACATTGGCCGCAGCGTCGGCGAGATCTTCCGCGTGCTCCAAACGCTCGAGCGCCGCGGTTACATTCTGCGCGACCGCGTGTCCGGACTCTATTTTCTGGCGACACGGATGCTCGAACTCGCCAACCAGCATCCGCCGCTGCGTGGCCTGGTGCAGCGTTCGCTGGGTGCGATGCAGCGGTTGGCCAGCGAAACGCGGCAGTCCTGCAACCTCTCGGTGCTCGATGGAGCGAACGTACGCGTTGTCGCACAGGTCGAGAGCCCGGGCGACTTCGGCTTTCGGGTGCGTGTCGGCGCGGCGTTCGAGATCGCGGCCACGACGAGTGGCGCGGTTCTTCTCGCGTTCGCAGCGCCCGATACTCGTCGTTTCGTACTCGACGAGTTGGCCGCGCGGGGCCTCGAGCGGTCCGGGCTCGCGGCCCTGGAAGCACGGCTGAGGCGTGCCCGAGAGCAGGGCTTTCTCGAGGAGGTCGATGCGGCGCAGGCCGGGATTCTCGATCTGGTGCATCCGGTCTTCGGCCCCGACGGCACGGCCGTTGCCGCGCTCACGGTACCCTGCGTGACCACGAGTTACGGCGGGAACGACGCCCCGCGGGTGAGTGCGTTGCTCGCCGAGACGGTGCGCGAGTTGGGGGCCGGGATGCCGGAGCTCTCGGGGGACTAG
- a CDS encoding adenosylhomocysteinase — MDERVSAGRARIEWIRSRMPLLAQARAEFAVSRPFEGRRIGMSLHLEPKTAVLLEALQAGGAEIIATGNHGSTQDDIVAVLRSTGMTVFGARSDSFEQHLRNVQSVLDAEPDIVLDNGGDLAAGLVARGRTASVTGGTEETTSGGARLRTELAGAVPFPVIVINDSLLKAIGENRHAVGQSVVESFMRITNLMVPGRHFIVVGYGWCGRGIAQYLRAFGGQVAIVEVDVLKAFEAALDGYRVGSATELATWADVIITATGRPDVISADVFPLLRDGVVLANSGHFPTEIDVPALREQAASVVTVADAIERIEFADGRHVVLLAGGRMVNLAGPAPKGNSLESMDLGFLLQVLSLERVVTAPETLLPGAQPVPHDIERTIATRFLAALDASR; from the coding sequence ATGGATGAGAGAGTTTCTGCGGGCCGCGCCCGCATCGAGTGGATCCGTTCTCGCATGCCTCTGCTCGCGCAGGCACGCGCCGAATTTGCCGTCAGCCGACCGTTTGAGGGTCGGCGCATCGGCATGTCGCTGCACCTCGAACCGAAGACCGCGGTGCTGCTTGAAGCGCTGCAGGCGGGCGGGGCCGAGATCATCGCAACCGGCAACCACGGCTCGACGCAGGACGACATCGTTGCGGTGCTGCGCTCCACCGGAATGACGGTCTTCGGCGCGCGGTCCGACAGCTTCGAGCAGCACCTGCGCAACGTGCAGTCGGTGCTGGACGCCGAGCCCGACATCGTGCTCGACAACGGCGGTGACCTGGCCGCAGGCCTGGTGGCGCGTGGCCGCACGGCATCCGTCACCGGAGGAACCGAAGAGACGACATCGGGCGGCGCGAGGCTCCGCACCGAGTTGGCCGGTGCTGTGCCGTTCCCGGTGATCGTGATCAACGACAGCCTGCTCAAAGCCATCGGCGAAAACCGGCACGCCGTCGGCCAATCGGTCGTGGAGAGTTTCATGCGCATCACAAACCTGATGGTGCCGGGCCGACATTTCATCGTCGTGGGGTACGGCTGGTGTGGGCGGGGGATCGCGCAGTATCTGCGTGCGTTCGGCGGTCAGGTCGCCATCGTCGAGGTCGATGTGCTCAAGGCGTTCGAGGCCGCCCTCGACGGCTACCGGGTTGGTTCGGCGACAGAGTTGGCCACCTGGGCCGATGTCATCATCACCGCCACCGGCCGTCCCGACGTCATCAGCGCCGACGTCTTCCCGCTGTTGCGTGACGGCGTCGTGCTCGCCAACAGTGGGCATTTCCCCACCGAGATCGATGTGCCGGCGCTGCGGGAGCAGGCCGCCTCGGTGGTCACCGTCGCCGACGCTATCGAGCGCATCGAGTTCGCCGATGGTCGCCACGTCGTACTGCTCGCCGGCGGTCGCATGGTCAACCTCGCCGGGCCTGCTCCCAAGGGAAACTCGCTCGAGTCGATGGATCTGGGCTTTCTGCTGCAGGTTCTCTCGCTCGAACGCGTCGTCACCGCGCCCGAGACGCTGCTGCCCGGCGCCCAGCCGGTGCCGCATGACATCGAGCGCACGATCGCCACGCGGTTCCTCGCTGCGCTTGACGCGTCCCGCTAG
- a CDS encoding nucleoside hydrolase yields MATKIILDCDPGHDDAIALLLAHGSPEIDLVAVTTVMGNQTLDKVTRNALSVARVAGITGVPFAAGCARPLVREIETAPSIHGESGLDGPVLPEPTLELDPRHAVDLIIDTIMGNEPGTITLIPTGALTNIALAVRKEPRIVDRVKEIVLMGGGYNIGNWSATAEFNMVIDPEAAHIVFNETWPLTMVGIDLTHQALATPDVVASIAALGTGPARFVGELLDFFGETYKDQQGFDYPPVHDPCAVAFVIDRSVMTVRRAPLDVELTGTLTLGMTVADFRSPAPVDCTTQVAIDLDHAKFWALIVDALERIGDPE; encoded by the coding sequence ATGGCAACAAAAATCATCCTCGACTGCGACCCTGGCCACGACGACGCGATTGCTCTGCTGCTCGCTCACGGTAGCCCCGAGATCGACCTGGTGGCTGTCACGACGGTCATGGGCAATCAGACTCTCGACAAGGTCACCCGCAACGCCCTGTCGGTGGCTCGTGTGGCCGGCATCACCGGTGTGCCGTTTGCCGCCGGATGCGCCCGCCCGCTCGTGCGCGAGATCGAGACGGCGCCGTCGATCCACGGCGAAAGTGGCCTTGACGGCCCGGTGCTGCCCGAGCCGACCCTCGAGCTTGACCCTCGCCACGCGGTCGACCTCATCATTGACACGATCATGGGCAACGAACCGGGCACGATCACCCTCATTCCCACGGGGGCGCTGACCAACATTGCTCTGGCCGTGCGCAAGGAGCCGCGCATCGTCGACCGGGTCAAGGAGATCGTGCTGATGGGCGGCGGATACAACATCGGCAACTGGTCGGCCACGGCCGAGTTCAACATGGTGATCGACCCCGAAGCCGCGCACATCGTCTTCAACGAGACGTGGCCACTCACCATGGTCGGCATCGATCTCACCCACCAGGCGCTCGCGACCCCCGACGTCGTGGCGAGCATCGCCGCCCTCGGCACCGGCCCGGCACGCTTCGTCGGCGAGTTGCTCGACTTCTTCGGCGAGACCTACAAGGATCAGCAGGGCTTCGACTACCCGCCCGTGCATGACCCGTGTGCCGTTGCGTTCGTGATCGACCGCAGCGTGATGACCGTGCGTCGTGCCCCGCTCGACGTCGAGCTCACCGGAACGCTCACCCTCGGCATGACGGTGGCCGACTTCCGCTCCCCTGCGCCCGTCGACTGCACCACGCAGGTGGCGATTGACCTCGACCACGCCAAGTTCTGGGCGCTCATCGTCGATGCGCTCGAACGCATCGGCGACCCGGAGTAA